The Triticum aestivum cultivar Chinese Spring chromosome 5A, IWGSC CS RefSeq v2.1, whole genome shotgun sequence genomic sequence AGCATGCAGTATATTTATTACTATAGGAGACTGGATACAAATTTCTTTGTAAAGGGTTTCATACACTCTTGTTAATGTGTAAGTACATCAAACATGTTTGAACAAGCAGGAATGATGAGGTAAAATCAAACCATGGATATCAGACTACCAACTcctctttaatagtagagataattCTGATGCACATGAGACGGTGTCATTATTTGTTTACCCGTTAAATCTCTTTTCCTGTTGTTCCTCCTCTATCCACTATCTCCCCCTCTCTTATCCAAACTTATCACCACTATCAATGGTGCAACCAGCTCTGACCACACCACATTAAATAGATTCACTTAAGCAAACAAACAAATTTGGTTTCTAAATAACACTACTTATTGGGAATGTTGTCCGTATGTTCCATTTTAACCAGGAAGAAGTGATATGTTGTTGTCTTAAATCCACATTACCCTACAAGCACTAACCACATAATTTGTGGGTTCCTTTCCCATAGGATCATTACTTTCTCAGAGGATCATTAGATATATGTAGTATCTTACAACTAAGAATGAAAAAGTTAGGGTAAGGACAACATAACAAGTTGAAACACGGACGCATCAAGAGTTTGGTAAAGCAAGACACCATTTTATTTCAGATTGAGCCTCATAATGGAATTTAAAAACTTCCATGAAACTTGAGCATTGTATGCTCTTGTCCACGAAGAGAGATATAGCCTTATAGCACCAGCATGCCTGTCTATGTTACTCCTCAAGCCAAACTATAGAACTTTTATCTGTCGACAACCTGTCCAAAGACACTGGCTAATTACCCACAAactgtccattccgccacaaataTGCACAGGCATGCATCACCTTCCTCTTTGGTCTTCTCATTCGCGTGAACATCGTCGACATTGCCCACCATGCTTGCTCGCATCTACTTGCTCCTTGTCAAGTACATCCACGCTTCCAACTCTCACCTCATCACCATGCTCGTTGATGCATATGTCAAGTCCAGCCTCGTCACACATGTGGGTGTACAATTTTCGTCTGACACATGAATGGCCATTGCCACGCCCTTCCTTCTCGTTTGTTACGCCCCTACTAACCTCACCGCCGTGTGCGTCCTTATCCTGAGAAAAATACATTCAGAACATTATAAAAATCATAATATTTGAACGTTTTTTTGAGTCAATGGAAGATGCGGTTCTGCACCTTCACTTCATTATCAGAGGAGTCAAAATTTAGGATTTAATATAGCTTTCAACAGGAATAATGTGTATTATAATCAAGCATGGGCTAGGTTATCAATGAGAAGCATAATACAGAAGCAAGCTAAAGCTACCCACTCTTAGGTTTATAGTGTATACTACACTACATACTACAGAAGCATAATTTTGAGATTAACGCTACAACTTTGTCATGTATcagggtatctttgttttgaaaaGAACACATCATGTGTGGAATGTGGCTGGTAACATGTGCTCATTGTTCAGGGTGTGTCGAGATCTGCAAGTATTAGCACAAGAAACTCTTCAGTTGTAACACAATCTACCAATGCCTGAAACAAATAGAATTATTGAAATGGCCTACCGTCAAATTATTACCCAGAGTATATAACTTATTTTTCAAGTAAATAAGATCGCGTGTGAAAAGAGATATGTCCAAGCTATGATGAGAAGTTCATACCAATCATGTACATGAAAGCATTGACTATAGCCACTCCTGAAATGTAGATTAGAAAAAAATAATGCAGACCAAAAAAACATGGTGAGCGAGTGAAAGACTGAACTTACCTTTACCAAGATTTCCGCATATGCCAAACAAATTCCAGCACTGACTTTTATCCAAGCGCTGCTCTGGCTCTTTTCCTTCATACGTATCACCCTGCAATGAAACATATCACATTAAAAATAATTAGAGGTATTCTGAAAAATAAAATGATAGCAATTAGTATTATTCAGTAAATGAACAATGAGATTTCTGGAAAATACATTGTAGTAACATATTAACATTTTTGTAGTACCATAAGAACATATTAAATTAGGCCAAGCTCTGGAAAACGCCCATTCTTTTCATGTTATTATTTATATAATGGGATTTCAAAAGAAGAGCGAGAGAGAAGGGAGCATGATGGAATTATTAGTATGCCCATGTTACAAGCAC encodes the following:
- the LOC123102509 gene encoding uncharacterized protein → MSWFCWYFEEASCGFTPGPEKGELGHSEGAFRNIESGCLTFYFNLRGARCAIITHMLAGRRMSFDEPSFRVIRMKEKSQSSAWIKVSAGICLAYAEILVKDKDAHGGEVSRGVTNEKEGRGNGHSCVRRKLYTHMCDEAGLDICINEHGDEVRVGSVDVLDKEQVDASKHGGQCRRCSRE